From Salvia splendens isolate huo1 chromosome 3, SspV2, whole genome shotgun sequence, a single genomic window includes:
- the LOC121795443 gene encoding serine/threonine-protein kinase-like protein CCR1: MKIPNPNPLQLLYYLFIFPASAYGFGSMGPISASFGDYPLFCAIDASGKQAVICWDANNSSSTALPPMASLSGGDGFLCGIMADNSQPLCWGFNKTSDLVPNSLKLNAYSHIASGKDHVCAIRGSYFSEDVSGNVDCWDIVRVSNTSLISKQSIRFYDQNASSLVFTRLVSGDGFSCGVVLDGGIACWGPNSSSLAVSAESENFVSLASNVDSICGVSQRSGEIKCWGNTGITPPSGIRLVALAAGAQHFCGIREDNHGIECWGSFNASLIPKGAGFLSIASSEWLNCGIREGDLVLDCWFANVSSQVNFDPPLQLCSPGLCRAGGCGEGMFGFNASLLNEPDLTSLCVRKDLNICSPCGFNCTQGFFPSSLCSSDADRVCTPCSLCQNSTCEDVCKLKSSPQSQSQSQSHGEQLRQLLLIIGSSASGFLLILIAWCLLPRVARDEQGKKTRQCLSCFGKPDLEADGSVDQHGDPATVAPCPGVAQVFRLSELKDATNGFKEFNELGRGSYGFVYKAVLTDGRHLAVKRANAATIIHSNSRDFETELEILCNLRHANIVNLLGYCAEMGERLLVYEFMPHGTLHDHLHGGLSTLNWTLRLKIAMQAAKGLEYLHKEAVPPIVHRDIRTSKILLDADWGARISDFGLLTPKEVDSEAEMKKDVYSFGVVLLEILSGRKAYDEECSPPSIVDWALPQIKQGRAAAAIDRYVALPRNVEPLLKLADIAELALREDPNQRASMSDLALLLDQLGKEGLVL, translated from the coding sequence ATGAAAATCCCTAATCCCAATCCCCTTCAACTCCTCTATTATCTCTTCATTTTCCCCGCCTCCGCATATGGCTTCGGCTCCATGGGCCCCATCTCTGCCTCCTTCGGAGATTACCCTCTCTTCTGCGCCATTGACGCCAGCGGCAAGCAGGCCGTCATTTGCTGGGACGCCAACAACAGCTCCTCCACCGCTCTGCCCCCCATGGCCTCCCTCTCCGGCGGCGACGGCTTTCTCTGCGGCATCATGGCTGACAATTCACAGCCACTATGCTGGGGTTTCAACAAAACCTCCGATCTCGTTCCGAATTCCTTGAAACTCAATGCCTATTCCCACATTGCTTCCGGCAAGGATCACGTTTGCGCCATCCGGGGATCCTACTTCTCTGAGGACGTCTCCGGTAACGTAGACTGCTGGGATATTGTCAGAGTCTCCAACACTTCACTTATCTCAAAACAGAGCATCCGTTTCTACGATCAGAACGCTAGCTCCCTCGTCTTCACTAGGCTTGTCTCCGGAGATGGCTTTAGCTGCGGCGTTGTTTTAGACGGAGGCATCGCCTGCTGGGGCCCTAACTCCTCTTCCCTCGCCGTCTCCGCTGAATCTGAAAACTTCGTCTCCCTGGCTTCTAACGTGGACTCAATCTGCGGCGTCTCTCAGAGGTCCGGCGAGATTAAATGCTGGGGCAATACAGGCATTACTCCTCCATCCGGAATAAGACTAGTGGCGCTGGCGGCGGGGGCGCAGCATTTCTGCGGAATCAGAGAGGATAATCAcgggatcgagtgctgggggaGTTTCAACGCCTCCTTGATCCCGAAAGGCGCCGGATTCCTCTCCATCGCTTCTTCGGAATGGCTCAACTGCGGAATCAGAGAAGGCGATCTGGTTCTCGATTGCTGGTTTGCTAATGTCTCATCTCAAGTAAACTTCGATCCGCCGTTGCAGCTCTGCAGCCCGGGATTGTGCAGAGCCGGCGGCTGCGGCGAAGGGATGTTCGGCTTCAACGCCAGCCTTCTCAACGAACCTGATTTGACGAGCTTGTGCGTCAGGAAGGATCTCAACATTTGCTCCCCTTGCGGCTTCAACTGCACACAGGGCTTCTTCCCGTCGAGTCTCTGCAGCTCCGACGCTGATAGAGTCTGCACGCCGTGCTCTCTCTGCCAGAACAGCACCTGCGAGGATGTCTGCAAGCTCAAGTCATCACCTCAGTCGCAGTCGCAGTCGCAGTCGCACGGGGAGCAGCTCCGTCAGCTGCTCCTCATCATCGGCTCCTCTGCTTCAGGATTCCTGCTCATTCTGATTGCCTGGTGCCTTCTCCCCCGTGTCGCGAGGGACGAGCAAGGGAAGAAGACGAGGCAGTGCCTTTCCTGCTTCGGGAAGCCAGATCTCGAAGCAGATGGAAGTGTGGATCAGCACGGGGATCCGGCTACAGTCGCCCCGTGCCCCGGGGTGGCTCAGGTGTTCCGCCTCTCTGAGCTGAAAGACGCGACCAACGGTTTCAAGGAGTTCAACGAGCTCGGAAGGGGAAGCTACGGCTTTGTCTACAAAGCAGTTCTCACAGATGGAAGACATTTAGCAGTGAAGAGAGCCAATGCAGCTACCATAATCCACAGCAATAGCAGAGACTTCGAGACCGAGCTCGAGATCCTCTGCAATCTCAGGCATGCCAACATTGTAAACTTGCTAGGTTATTGCGCGGAGATGGGAGAGCGACTTCTGGTCTACGAGTTCATGCCACACGGGACACTCCACGACCACCTCCATGGCGGCCTCTCGACTTTGAACTGGACCCTCAGGCTCAAGATTGCAATGCAGGCAGCCAAAGGGCTGGAATACCTGCATAAGGAAGCCGTGCCTCCCATAGTCCATCGGGACATTAGGACCTCGAAGATCCTCTTGGACGCAGATTGGGGAGCCCGGATATCAGACTTCGGGCTCCTCACACCCAAGGAAGTGGATTCGGAAGCAGAGATGAAAAAGGATGTTTATAGCTTCGGAGTTGTGCTTCTTGAGATACTGAGTGGGAGAAAAGCTTACGACGAGGAGTGTTCCCCTCCGAGCATAGTAGATTGGGCACTGCCTCAGATCAAACAGGGGAGGGCAGCTGCCGCAATTGATCGCTACGTGGCTCTACCGAGAAACGTGGAGCCTCTGCTGAAACTTGCAGACATAGCAGAGCTTGCTTTGAGAGAAGATCCTAATCAGAGGGCGTCCATGTCGGATTTGGCTCTTCTACTCGACCAGTTAGGCAAGGAAGGATTGGTTTTGTAG